One Vicugna pacos chromosome 12, VicPac4, whole genome shotgun sequence genomic window carries:
- the H1-7 gene encoding testis-specific H1 histone — translation MDERAESTSESQGAEVKTQQPMERTLGGPPRRGRRSVLKVSQLLLRAIAAHKGLTLATLKKELGNAGYEVRRKCGRRSGEASRSDVKGTLLRVSGSNAAGYFRVWKVPKPKRKPGRPRLEESVRSPRRAPPRTRRPRRRCPRRRAARKAREVWRRSSRANSKVRRIRPRAKDPVGSRAKEEGRAKEVDERRGRTKKEDIRPRTQEKRPSSKLREEKKQDPEKPVKRTIQKSTSVKTDRTSNGQEKTHDPRAARTKTSTKSEGLRNAARNP, via the coding sequence ATGGATGAGCGGGCCGAGTCCACGAGCGAATCCCAGGGTGCTGAAGTTAAAACCCAGCAGCCCATGGAAAGAACCCTCGGGGGCCCGCCGAGGCGGGGCCGGCGCTCCGTGCTCAAAGTGTCCCAGCTGTTGCTCCGAGCCATCGCTGCACACAAAGGGCTGACCCTGGCCACCCTCAAGAAGGAGCTTGGAAATGCTGGCTACGAAGTGCGCAGGAAGTGCGGCCGCCGCTCCGGCGAAGCGTCCAGGTCTGATGTGAAGGGCACCCTCCTCCGGGTCAGCGGCAGCAACGCCGCCGGCTATTTCAGGGTCTGGAAGGTTCCAAAACCGAAGAGAAAGCCGGGACGCCCGAGGTTGGAGGAGAGTGTCCGCTCTCCAAGGAGGGCCCCTCCCAGGACGCGGAGGCCACGCAGGCGCTGTCCGCGTCGCAGGGCCGCCAGGAAGGCCAGGGAAGTGTGGAGACGGAGCTCGAGGGCGAACTCGAAGGTGAGGAGAATAAGGCCAAGGGCCAAGGACCCGGTGGGTTCCAGAGctaaggaggaagggagggccaAGGAGGTGGATGAGAGGCGAGGACGGACCAAGAAGGAAGACATCAGGCCTCGGACTCAAGAAAAGAGGCCAAGCTCGAagctcagggaagagaagaagcAGGACCCAGAGAAGCCGGTAAAACGGACCATCCAGAAGTCAACCTCGGTTAAAACTGACCGGACTTCGAATGGGCAGGAGAAGACCCATGACCCAAGGGCTGCTCGCACAAAGACTTCCACTAAATCTGAAGGTCTTCGGAATGCAGCCCGGAATCCATAG